The Salvelinus sp. IW2-2015 linkage group LG8, ASM291031v2, whole genome shotgun sequence genome window below encodes:
- the LOC111967377 gene encoding LOW QUALITY PROTEIN: regulator of G-protein signaling 14 (The sequence of the model RefSeq protein was modified relative to this genomic sequence to represent the inferred CDS: inserted 2 bases in 1 codon) — MVAFSGLCRSLSRLAKRTAQYKFGKLNTYNNTCPPTQIKSQAVSDGELNMSGRGCAGSCTSLPGAQGGDAQASSVVSWAVCFEKLLEDPMGVCYFKAFLRSEVSAENILFYQACEKFREIPPSRMKELSEEAHAIFQTYLSDHAPYAVNIDDTARVEEKDLLKPTAEMFDKAQKQILKLMKMDSYRRFVRSPLYQKCTLASVEGRPLPSIPAEPTSTGSWENMATFSCSLNDRKKQKDKQREKRGSLGDGSYTKVNVSRKDYRMSNSSVENGRSGPSDQGQGDGCGSVEGGYCCVYLPDGSASLAPIWPGLPLREMLSGLCEKRGFPLKDIIIYLHGKDRKPLSLEQDCSILRDQQVSLELRVTFALEVVFTGKTVGIMVKSSKTLQDALSAVLQKHQLASHQARVTMSESDVPLSMSTSVFKLANKKLQLDKVSSPRISGQTPVTQESGRSPVGPEVHVSPQADGPGAKPRVRKNHEMEVMIELLSRAQACRVDDQRGLLTKEHLELPRFLLKPPVHDQETQQGEAGXVTXGDGAPTDTESENHPTPTPVGAAEPGVCHSSGSKLTGNVCGGSWCKI, encoded by the exons ATGGTGGCCTTCAGTGGGCTCTGCCGAAGTCTTTCTCGCCTGGCGAAGAGAACTGCTCAGTACAAGTTTGGGAAACTGAACACCTACAACAATACCTGTCCACCAACTCAAATAAAG AGCCAGGCAGTGTCAGATGGCG AGCTGAACATGTCTGGTCGTGGCTGTGCGGGCAGTTGTACCAGTCTGCCAGGGGCCCAAGGGGGAGATGCCCAGGCCAGCAGTGTCGTCAGCTGGGCTGTGTGCTTCGAGAAGCTATTGGAAGACCCCATGGGAGTATGCTACTTCAAG GCCTTCCTGAGGTCAGAGGTGAGTGCGGAGAATATCCTGTTCTATCAGGCCTGCGAGAAGTTCCGGGAGATTCCACCCAGCCGGATGAAAGAG TTAAGTGAGGAGGCTCATGCCATCTTCCAGACGTACCTGTCTGACCACGCTCCCTACGCTGTGAACATCGACGACACGGCTCGCGTGGAGGAGAAGGACCTGCTGAAGCCTACAGCTGAAATGTTTGACAAGGCCCAGAAACAG ATTTTAAAGTTGATGAAGATGGACAGCTACAGGCGCTTCGTCCGCTCCCCTCTTTACCAGAAGTGTACCCTGGCCAGTGTGGAGGGCAGGCCACTACCCAGCATCCCCGCCGAACCTACCAGCACAGGATCATGGGAGAACATGGCCACCTTTAGCTGCTCCCTCAATGACCGCAAGAAG CAGAAGGATAAGCAGCGGGAGAAGAGGGGATCGTTGGGAG ACGGGTCGTACACTAAGGTGAATGTGTCTCGTAAGGACTATCGGATGTCCAACAGCAGTGTAGAG AATGGTCGCTCTGGTCCCTCAGACCAGGGGCAGGGTGATGGTTGCGGTAGTGTGGAGGGAGGTTACTGCTGTGTCTACCTGCCTGATGGCAGTGCATCCCTGGCCCCCATATGGCCCGGCCTCCCCCTCAGAGAAATGCTGTCTGGCCTCTGTGAGAAGAGAGGCTTCCCCCTCAAAGACATCATTATCTACCTCCATGGCAAGGACAGG AAGCCCCTATCTCTGGAGCAGGACTGTTCAATACTGAGGGACCAGCAGGTCTCCCTGGAGCTGAGGGTGACGTTTGC gttaGAGGTGGTGTTCACTGGTAAGACAGTGGGCATCATGGTGAAGTCCAGTAAGACTCTGCAGGATGCCCTGTCTGCGGTACTACAGAAACACCAACTCGCATCACACCAGGCCCGGGTCACCATG AGTGAGAGTGATGTGCCACTGAGCATGAGCACTAGTGTGTTCAAACTGGCCAATAAGAAGCTGCAGCTGGACAAAG TTAGCAGTCCCAGGATCAGTGGCCAAACTCCAGTCACACAG GAGAGCGGTAGATCTCCAGTAGGCCCAGAGGTCCACGTGTCTCCCCAGGCAGACGGACCCGGAGCCAAGCCCAGGGTCAGGAAAAACCATGAGATGGAGG tGATGATAGAGCTGTTGTCCAGGGCCCAGGCCTGTAGGGTGGATGACCAGAGAGGCCTGCTGACCAAGGAACACCTGGAGCTGCCCCGGTTCCTCCTGAAACCCCCTGTCCACGACCAGGAGACTCAACAGGGGGAGGCTGGAGASGTGAC GGGGGATGGAGCCCCCACAGACACTGAGTCAGAGAACCATCCCACTCCCACCCCTGTTGGAGCAGCAGAGCCTGGAGTCTGTCACTCATCAGGTTCCAAGCTCACAGGAAACGTGTGTGGGGGGAGTTGGTGTAAAATTTAA